Proteins from a genomic interval of Sinobacterium norvegicum:
- the feoB gene encoding Fe(2+) transporter permease subunit FeoB translates to MRKATVALVGNPNSGKTTLFNALTGARQRVGNWPGVTVEKKQGRFQHAATDFTLVDLPGTYSLFAGADADSLDEQVAQQYVASAEADVLLNIIDASSIERGLYLTTQLLSSGIPVVVALNMMDVADKHGVHIDPLSLSQQLSCPVVAIVASRKEGLTGLIDVIQHQFERPSGNSFVFGGGVDQHIETLSHALPAEATSSRLLVTALLEGDDLARAQYISLADASAGERLENCQLALGGDTAMAMASARYQVISALVKQSVVVDPPAKTFSERVDDVVLNRWLAFPLFLAVMYLMFTLTINIGSAFIDFFDISANILFVEYPRLAMHAIGLPNWFIALVADGFGGGLQLVASFIPVIAMLFFCLSFLEGFGYMARAAFIVDRLMQRLGLPGKSFVPLIVGFGCNVPSVMAARTLDSSNDRLLTTLMAPFMSCGARLTVYALFAAAFFPRNGQNIAFALYLIGMALAVVCGLLLRRYLFAGDRSPFIMELPNYHMPTLKGLFILTWQRLKGFIVRAGKAIVIVVVCLNFINSIGVDGSFGNQDTEQSALSAIGKAIVPVFEPMGMKEDNWPAAVGVFTGIFAKEVVVGTLDTLYGEVAKQHNGGVAEEAVFNAGEQFKQALASIGDNLADVSGSLADPLGLDVGDVGDESAAALEQDIEVSTLMLMRQMFDGQAAAFAYCLFVLLYMPCVATLGAIYKESGGYWAAYSAAWNTLSAYTIAVMFYQFARITQHPLSASLWIVAMMTLLVGGYYALLRHARVSNKHNNLIPVVQLS, encoded by the coding sequence ATGAGAAAAGCCACTGTTGCCCTCGTCGGCAACCCTAACAGCGGCAAGACCACCCTGTTTAATGCCCTGACCGGCGCCCGCCAACGTGTGGGTAATTGGCCGGGGGTGACGGTTGAAAAAAAACAGGGCCGTTTTCAGCATGCGGCGACGGACTTTACTCTGGTCGATTTACCCGGCACCTACTCTCTGTTTGCCGGCGCCGATGCCGACTCGCTCGATGAGCAGGTCGCTCAGCAGTATGTTGCCAGCGCCGAGGCCGATGTCCTGTTAAACATTATCGATGCCTCTTCAATTGAGCGAGGACTCTATCTAACCACTCAACTGTTGAGCAGCGGCATACCGGTGGTTGTGGCATTGAATATGATGGATGTGGCTGACAAGCATGGCGTCCATATCGACCCGCTCAGCTTAAGCCAGCAACTTAGCTGCCCGGTGGTGGCCATTGTTGCCAGTCGTAAAGAGGGGCTGACGGGTTTGATTGATGTGATACAGCATCAGTTCGAGCGCCCCAGCGGTAACAGCTTTGTCTTTGGCGGCGGTGTCGACCAGCACATTGAAACATTGAGTCATGCCCTGCCTGCTGAGGCGACCAGTAGTCGATTATTGGTGACTGCTTTGCTGGAGGGGGATGACTTGGCAAGGGCGCAGTATATATCGCTGGCCGATGCCTCCGCCGGTGAGCGACTAGAAAACTGCCAGTTGGCCCTCGGTGGCGATACGGCGATGGCAATGGCCAGCGCTCGTTACCAGGTAATCAGTGCGCTGGTCAAGCAGTCTGTGGTGGTCGATCCGCCGGCCAAGACCTTTTCTGAGCGGGTCGACGACGTGGTACTCAATCGCTGGTTGGCGTTTCCGCTGTTCCTGGCGGTGATGTATTTGATGTTTACCCTGACCATTAATATCGGCAGTGCCTTTATCGACTTTTTCGATATCAGTGCCAATATTTTGTTTGTTGAATACCCGCGTTTGGCAATGCATGCTATTGGTCTACCCAATTGGTTTATCGCGCTGGTAGCCGATGGCTTTGGGGGTGGTTTGCAGCTGGTGGCCTCGTTTATCCCAGTGATTGCGATGTTGTTTTTCTGCCTGTCGTTCTTAGAGGGCTTTGGCTATATGGCGAGGGCGGCCTTTATTGTCGACCGCCTGATGCAGCGACTCGGCCTGCCGGGTAAATCCTTTGTGCCGCTGATTGTCGGCTTTGGTTGCAATGTACCCTCGGTAATGGCGGCGCGCACCCTCGATAGCAGCAACGACCGATTGCTGACGACGCTGATGGCACCCTTTATGTCCTGCGGTGCTCGGCTGACGGTCTACGCCTTATTTGCCGCCGCCTTCTTCCCCCGCAACGGCCAGAACATCGCCTTTGCCCTCTATCTTATCGGTATGGCGCTGGCCGTGGTGTGCGGCTTGTTATTGCGCCGCTACCTGTTCGCCGGCGATCGATCGCCATTTATCATGGAGCTGCCCAACTACCACATGCCGACGCTGAAGGGCTTGTTTATTCTGACTTGGCAGCGTTTAAAAGGTTTTATTGTGCGTGCGGGCAAGGCCATTGTCATCGTGGTGGTGTGCTTGAATTTCATCAACTCGATCGGTGTCGATGGCAGCTTTGGTAATCAGGATACCGAGCAATCGGCACTGTCGGCCATCGGCAAGGCGATCGTGCCGGTATTTGAACCGATGGGGATGAAGGAGGATAACTGGCCGGCGGCGGTTGGTGTGTTCACTGGCATCTTCGCCAAAGAGGTGGTGGTTGGCACGTTGGATACGCTGTATGGCGAGGTGGCGAAGCAGCATAATGGTGGTGTCGCGGAGGAGGCGGTGTTCAATGCCGGCGAGCAATTCAAACAGGCCCTGGCTTCCATCGGTGACAACCTCGCCGATGTCAGTGGCAGCCTGGCAGACCCGTTAGGATTGGATGTCGGCGATGTGGGTGATGAGTCGGCGGCGGCATTGGAGCAGGATATCGAGGTGTCGACATTGATGCTGATGCGGCAGATGTTCGACGGTCAGGCGGCGGCCTTTGCCTATTGCCTGTTTGTGCTGCTGTATATGCCCTGTGTCGCCACACTCGGCGCCATTTATAAGGAATCAGGTGGTTATTGGGCGGCCTACAGTGCCGCCTGGAACACCCTGTCGGCCTATACCATTGCGGTCATGTTTTATCAGTTTGCTCGCATTACGCAACATCCGTTGTCGGCCTCGCTGTGGATAGTGGCAATGATGACGCTGTTGGTTGGTGGCTATTACGCACTGCTGCGTCACGCGCGGGTCAGTAATAAACACAACAACCTGATACCGGTGGTGCAGTTGTCATAA